The DNA window GAAGATCTAGTGAAGAAACACAACGTGAACATGTTCGTACTAACACTTCAAGATGAAGAAGTTCACAAGGGAAGGTTCTATTCCAGATGCAGACAACAATGGGCTAGACGACCACTTAAGAGATACATGAATTACTTTGGAGCTATAAGAAGAACTCATAAATATTTCGAAAGCCAGGCTAACAAGTATCATGTTCCGGTTATTGAAAACATAGATGTTACGACCACGATAGACTCCATAATAGAAACAATTACAAAGACCTATGGAAGTGATGATGATGTTAAATGAGTTAAAAGTTGAAGATGTGATGAGCAGTAAAGTCATAACAGTTTCACCATCTGAGGATGTAGTATTTGCATTCGAGAAGTTGATGAAGCATAAGATCAGTTCGTTACCAGTTGTTGAAGACAATAAACTTATGGGAATAGTAACTGCCACAGATTTAGGACACAACTTGGTTCTTGACAAGTACGAGATAGGAACCATTGTTGAGAAAGTTATGGTGACTGATGTTGTGTGTGTGAAACCTGACGACGATCTTTTAACAGCTGTGAAAAAGATGAATGAACATGGATCAGACGAGGAAATAATCAATCAGCTGGTTGTATGTTCTGGAGATAAAATTAAGGGAATCATTTCCGATGGTGACATCATAAAATCAATTAAAAGTTAAAAATAGAAAAATTGAAAGAATTAAAACTCAAAGAAACCAACTTTAACTGTTTGGAGTTACACGGGGCTTAAAAGACTCGCAGATGCTTGGAAACTTTTTATTTAATTCTGTGCCCAATTTTTCTACTATTTCTTCTTCAATTTCTCCGCTGTGTTCAGTTTTTACGCAAAAGGCATCTTCATGAAGTTCTGCTTTTATGTACTCTGATCCCATTTGAATCTCGAATTTTACAGGATTTTTAGTTTCTATTGAGTCAATTATATCATCTATCATTGGGTCTGTTAATTTAAGCAGTTTTGTACCCTCTGGAATGTAAGTTTTGTCCTTTGTTTCAATTTTTTTGATCAAGAAAGGGGCACAACCTTCTGTACGTGCCGCTTTTCTGTTTATCCAGAACAGAACTGTCATCAATTTTTTCCTCGAATCAAGAGGACTTTCAAATTCTATTTTTTTCATTTACATACCCCCATAAAAAAGATGTATTTATTGGGATTTGACTAGTTTTGCTAGATCCACTCCCATTTCGTAGCATTTTTCAAGTTCATCTTCTGATGGTTTGTAGTTGACCTTCATCTGGTTTACAACTTCAAATCCACAGTTTTCAAGTTCCTGTGCCAGTATTTTAGGTGCTTCTCCACTCCATCCCATGGATCCGAAGGTGATTGCCTTTCTTTTTAATCCAGTTCTTGCGAAGTTCAGGCCCTTCAAGTAGAATATTAGGTCTCCAATACTAGGATAAACTTGGTTGAACATGGTGGGCACACCAAAAACAACTGCTTTACTGTCTAGAATGTTTGTAACTATGTTACTTCTCTCATCTGAATGTAGGAAGTGCATGGCAACATCAACATCTTCACTCATTATCCCCTCTGCAAATGCCTGGGACATGAGCTGGGTGGATCCATGCATGGTGTCGTACACCAGTGTGATCTTGTTGGAACATTTTCCAGTGGCCCATCCTGTGTAGGCATCAATTATCTTCATGGGATCTGTCCAGATCTGACCATGTGATGGAGCAATCATCTGAATTTTGCCAAGTAAATCCAAGCTATTTACTTGTTTGAATTTATTCAACACCAATCCGGATAATGGGGTTAGTAAGTTGGCATAAAACTTGGCTGCAGCATGCATAAGCACATTTTCAGATATGTCGGTATCGTATCGATCCTTGAAACAGAGGTGCTGACCAAAAGCATCGTTTGAAAATAGTATCCCATCTTCCAATAGCAAACTGAACATACTGTCCGGCCAATGGAGCATTTGTGCCTCTAAAAATGCGAATTCCTTACCGCCTATATCCAAACTGTCCCCAGTCTTAACAACGTTGAAATTAACATCCTCAAGGGAAGAGTAATGCATTTTAAGACCTTTAACAGCTGCAGCTGTACAGTAAACTGGTATTCCTGGGAACTTTCTGCAGATTTCGGCGAGAGCACCACTGTGATCCTTTTCAACATGGTTCTGAATAATTAGATCCAGTTTAAATTCCCTGTTTTCCTTTTTAAAGGCATCTTCCATCCTAGCCCAAAGCTGGGCAGAGGTTCCAGGATAGGTGTTGTCGATGAGTGCAACTTTCTCACCAAATACCAGGTAAGCGTTGTAAGTAGTTCCATCTAATGTGTAACCATGATAATCCCGCAAGTCCCAATCAAGGACTCCTACCCAATAAACTCCTTCAGTAATTTTTATTGCATTTGCCTTCATATTTTTAACACCTCACACTTTAATTTCTGTATAAAATTTATTTACTTGATTCTATATATTTTTTTGGTTAAAAATGTTTTAATTTCTTTTAAAAGATTAAAAATAGTCTAAATTTACTAAAAAAGGCAACATATCTTTATATTATCAGTTTAATCCTTCTGAATTGGGATAAGGATGGTTCTGTTCGTATCAAACCGTATGAAAACCTGGTTACAGTCAAAAATTAGAAAATAGCATTGATTACGAAGTACAATGTTGCAGATATTGCTATACAAGCAGGTATGGTTATCACCCATGTGGTGGCGATATGTTTGATGACATCGAGTTTAACTGTTGAAGTTCCCCTTGCCATACCCACACCTATCACTGAACCCACAAGGGTTTGAGTAGGAGAGATGGGCATCCCAATGGATGCAAAGAGTAGTGTAATACTGCCTGCTGAAATTTGTGCTGAAAAACCACGAGTTGGAACCAACTCAGTAATCCTTCTTCCTATGGTGTCTGTAATTCTGTTTCCTGCTATAAGAATACCAAACACCAAAGCTATGGCTCCTAAAAATTTAATTGAAAATCCAATTGTGGCACCAACAGTAACATAGAGCACAGCTGTTGCAGCCGCAATATCTATGGCTCCAACCCCCAATGCAGCAAAGGAAGAACTTCCAATTTGAAGATATGAAAATACTTTTTCAGCACGATCTTTAGCTCCGATATTGCTTTTTATCCTGTTTAAAATTCCCAGTTTTAGAAGGTAGTAGACTAAAAATCCCGATGCCAGACCAATCAACGGTGAAATTACCCAGCTTGCCATAATAAAGCCAATTGTACCCCAGTTAAGATGATTCACACCTGCATAAACCAAACCATAACCAAGCACAGAACTCACGATGGCATCAGAACCAGAAATTGGTATTTTTTTAATTAGGGTAATTGTTATCCATATTCCTGCAGACATGGTTATTATAAACGCACCTAAACCAGTCATAAATTCTAGGGGTACAATCCCACTTCCCACGGTCTTAATTACACTACTACCCAGAAACATAGCACCTAAAAATTCGAACAAAGCTCCAACTATGAGTGCTTTACGCATTGTAAGGGCTCCGCTTCCAACAACGGTACCCATGGAATTTCCAATATCGTTGGCTGCAATGTTAAAAGCCATGTACATGGCGGTAATAACGCCTATTATCAATAACCAATCCATGTATAGTATTTTATTAATACCCTAATAAAAAGATTTTTTAATCAAACCTGTTATTTACCTATTCTTTAAATTCGTTGAAATCTTTCACAAAATATTCAGATTGATCGCAAGGTTCAAATACTACTAAAACTAAATCTTTATTGGGCTAGACTGGAGGGTTAGGGGTCCTCTGTAAGCGCATATCCCCTATCGGCGCGGTCGAAGTTCAAGAGGCGGCAGTTCAATCGGGTTTTGGCCCAGTTGTTCGATGTCGAAACTTCGTCCCACAGGATCAGTGGTAGCAGGATTTAGGCTGTAGGGCCGGAATTAACTGTTTTAACCATGGGAACGGGTCAGGTCTGGAAAGAAGCAGCTCTACTGTGGACAGCTGATGCTTGCGGAGCAACGGGGTGGAGTCGAGTTTCTGGATCACCAACTCTCGCGAGGCCTGTCCACTCTTGAACATGCCCATTAATAATCACAGGTTCAAAGCATAGAACCTAAAATCCAAAACCTTTTTAACCATGAATGGATAAATGTTTCCAATACGTGTCTTAAGTCATGGAGACAAATTCACGATCATAAAAATAAATTTTATACTTAAATAAATTTTTGTCGGGGTGGCCCAGCCTGGTACGGCGGTGGACTGCTAATCCACTGATCCCTTGGATCACCCGGGTTCAAATCCCGGCCCCGGCGCTCTATTTATCTTAAGTGATAAAAATGAAGCTTCAAACAAATGAAGGTAAACTTTATCCTGAAGATCCCTTTGATTTTAAACAGTCACTTAATTTTATTGATAAATTTTTTCCATCGAGTCACGACTACGTGATACTTGAAAATCAACTTAAAACTGCAGTACAACTTAAAAATACCGTTGGATTCAAGATAGAATCAACAGGCACTGTGGAAGATCCTGTTTTACACTACCAACTTTTCTCAGAACAGCTTGATAAAAACACCGTGGACAAAGTAATTGATAGAATGACCTTTTTTTTAAGTTTAGATGATGATCTTAAACCTTTTTATAAATTAGCAAGATCTGATGACGTTTTTAAAGAAATATTAGATGATCTCCATGGACTGCATCAAGTTAAATTTTTAACACCATTTGAAGCTGTAGGATGGGCAATTTTAAGCCAACGGATTTCAATGAATGTTTCCAGAAAAATGAAGGAAAAATTAACCGCATATGTTGGAAACAACATTGAATTTGAGGGCCATACTTTCCAAGCATTTCCCTCTCCAGACCAGGTAAAAAATATGGACCTGGATGAGTTGATATCCATTATCAAAAACAAAAGAAAATCAGAGTACCTATTAAATGCTGCAGAAGCTTTCAGTTCGGTAGATGAGAAATTTCTAAGAACTGGTCCATTGGAAGATGTTAAAAACTGGTTAATGGATATTAAAGGTGTAGGCGAATGGTCAGCGCATCTTGAATTAATAAGGGGTCTTGGAAGAATGGAAGATTACACCCAAGACAGGATGCTCCGAGGCTGTGTTGAAAAACATTATGGATCAACAGCATCAAATGAACTGGATGAAATTATAAAAAAATATAAGGAATTTCCAGGCTACTGGGAGTACTACTTGAGATCAGGCTGCTAAAATATATTCTAAAAAAAAGGGATTTTAGATTTGCAATTTCAATTATTGGCTTTTTAACTCCCTAATTGCATTTCCCATTTTCTTTATACCCTCTTCAATTTTAGTGTTGTTGGAATTGGAAAAATTCAACCTAAGAGTATTTTTTTGAGGATCATCAGAATAAAAAGCTTCTCCTGGTACAAACGCCACTTTATCTTCCATGGTCCTTTCAAAAAGTTCCATTGCAGCCATATCTCCTGGAAGGGTGACCCATAGAAACATTCCACCTTCGGGTTGGGTGTACTTCACATCGTCTGGAAAGTGGAGTTTTATCATCTCCACCATGAAATCCCTCTGATCCTTGTACATCTGCCTGATCATGGATAGATGCTCTTCAACATCGTACTTGGTTAGGTAGTGGTGAACAATCATCTGTGAGAAGAAGTTACTGTGAAGGTCTGATGCTTGCTTAGCAGTCACCAGATGATGCATTGTTTCATCTTCAGCCACTATCCAGCCCAGTCTGATACCTGGAGCAACAACCTTTGAAAATGATCCCAGGAGTATGGAGTTATCTGTAAATGTTTTAATTGGAGGCAAATTTTCCCCCATAAATCTAATTTCTCCATAGGGATTATCTTCCACAAGTATGGTTTCATTTTGATTTAAAAGTTTACCAATAATCTTTCGTTTTTCAAGGGAGTAACTTATTCCTGTAGGATTTTGAAAGTTTGGAATGGAATAAAACAACTTTGGACTGTCTTCTTCAATCTGGGATCGAAGAACATCCACATCCACACCATCATTTAAAAGTGGTATGGACTTAAAATTTGGCTCAAACAAACCAAATGCTTGTAGGGCTGCTAGATATGTGGGTTTTTCAACCAGCACAGTATCATCCTTATTTAAAAATACCTTCGCAACAAGATCCAATCCCTGCTGAGAACCGTTGGTTATCAAGATATTTTTAGGATCAACAGAAAGCCCGTTTTTAGAGTACCTCTCTGACACAAGTTTTCTTAAAGGTTCGTAACCTTCTGTTGTACTGTATTGAAGGGCTTCTGCACCGGAATTTTCCAAAATATAACTGGTTGACTCTGCAAATTCCTCCTCGGGAAATGTATCTGGATTTGGCAATCCTCCTGCAAAGGATATGATATCAGGTTCATCAGCAACCTTTAAAATTTCCCTGACAAATGATCTAGGTATTTTTGACATTCTGTTAGCATATAAATTATTCATAAAATTCTCAACTCTAATCTGTTTTAGTTAAATGTATCAGTTTTTAAACGAAGTATGTTTACATTTTTAATCCAACTTCAAAAAAGGATTTATCATCAAAATAAATTGCAAACTCTCAAAGCGGTCAATCCTTTTTGAGGCTACCGTAGCTTCGCACATGTTCCCAACCAGAATGGTATTTATGGTTCGATTGATCGTATATCGATGTATCTGTCCTCTTATAATGTTCTCTATCTTCTCCAATTGGACAAACTTTTATACAGATTCCGCAGGGAGATCTAAATTCACTTCGAAGTTTTTTGCTTCTAGTTGCACATTTTAGTTTATCCATGATTTTCATGCAGTCATCGTCCATGGATTCTATTGCATCAACAGGACAATGATGAACACAACTTTTACAGTGAATACACAGATCTTCAGTTAGGATGGGATCTCCCTCAACTTCAAGGGAACAGAATATGGATGTGAACCTCACCCGAGGACCATATTCACGTGTTAAAAGAACATTATTTTCTCCTAAAGTGCCAAGACCTGCAATATACGCCGCATATTTATGGGAAAAGAAAGCTAGAGGTTTTTCTAGCAACACTTCGATGCTACCATAACCATCCCTTGGAATGCTCACAGATGGATGGCCCATGGAATTTAGGAAACACGAAATTTCATAGGCCTTAGCATCAAGAACGTGGTTTACAGTACTGTAATGTTCATGATAATGAATTGATGGTGCGGTTTCAACAATTGGAAGTTCAACAGGCAATCCAATCACTATCACAGTCTGTGTTCCCGGAAATATGGATTGTGGCCAGAATTCTTCGGGTATCCAGTCTCTAAATTTGTTTGGAGAATCCAGTGGAGGTTTAACCCAACGATCTACAGGTGCAAAACCAAATATTGGAATTCCTAATTCTTTGATCTTATCGATGATTCTCTCATTAATTGGTTTGGATTTCATGATCATGAAAAAAAATATTATTTTAGTTGGATTCTAACCTGTCCATGGCTTCTTCCAACTTGTCATAGGCTGTTGCATAGGATAGACGAACATGATCGGATCCTTGTTCTCCAAATGCTTTACCATTAACCATAACAACACCCTTCTTTAAACCATCTGAAACAAATTTTTCGGGATTATCTACCTTTGGAAATACATAAAATGCTCCTTCAGGTACTGGACAGTCAATTCCCATTCCTGATAATCGTTTAATAATCAAATCTCTACGTTTTTTAAATTCAGATACCATGCTTTTGACACTGTTTTGAGGACCTTCAAGGGCTTCAAGTGCTGCTTTTTGTGCCATTGAACTAGCACAGGCTGCTATGTATTGGTGAACCTTAAGAAGTTCTTCTGCTATGCTATCGTTTGCAGATATGTATCCAATTCTAAAACCCGTCATGGCATAAGTTTTAGAAAAAGCATTGATGGTTATTGCATTTTCTGAGAACTGACCAGCACTGTAATGTTTGGAATCGTATATGATCTTCTCATAAACCTCATCAGAGATTATGTAAATATCATTATCATCTGCAATTTCTGCAATGCCCTTGACATCCTTCTTTTTCATCACACTCCCAATTGGATTGGATGGTGAATTTAGGATAATGGCCTTAGTTTTAGGTGTAATTGATTCAAGCACATCATCACAGGTCATCCTAAGATCATTCTCTTCTTTAATCTTGATTCCCACAGGAACACCATCTGCAAGTTTTGCACATGCGGAGTAGGAAAGAAAACCAGGATCCGGTATTAAAACTTCATCTCCTGGATTTATCAGTGCCTGCATACAGACGTAGACAGCTTCACTGGCCCCAACAGTCACAATAACAGAATCTGCAGAGGAACTTATTCCATTTTCTTTTTCAAGCTTATCAGCTATGGCTTCCCTCAATTCAATAATTCCCATGTTAGATGTGTAATGGGTAAAACCTTCATTCATGGCCTGTGTTGCGGCGTCAATAATATTTTGAGGTGTTTTAAAGTCTGGTTCTCCAAGCCCAAGACTAATTGCATTCTCACCTGCTATTTCAAACATTCTACGAATTTCTGATAGATTTATAGAACTTACGCGTTTCGATGATTCCATGTTAATTACCATATTTATTTATTGTTTAGAGTTATATATATCGAATCTATGTCAGGATTGAAAAGATCTTTAGGCCTCTATGATGTAATCAGTTTGGTGATAGGCACCATAGTTGGAGCAGACATTTACATTGCTGCATCATTTGGTGCAGGACTGTTAGGGCCATTTTCTGTTGTAGCATGGGTAATTGCAGGTTTAATGGCAGTAATAATCGCCTTGTGTTTTGCTGAATGCTCATCAAGAGTACCGCAGGTGGGCGGTCCCTATGCCTATGCTAAACGGGCCTTTGGAGAATTCACAGGATTTTTAGTTGGATGGGCTCTTTTAATTGCTTCATGGAGTGCAATTGCCGTGTTTCCACTGGCTTTTGTTGCTTACTTAGCATTTTTCATACCGAACATGTCTCCAGAACTAGTAATTGTCATTAAAATATTGTTTGTACTGTTTTTAACAGTGGTCAACTACTTCGGTGTGCGCGAAGCAGGAAAACTCAACGATGTTCTAACCATTCTCAAGATAGCACCAATTATCATCTTAACAATTGCAGGAATAATCTTCTTTGTACTGAAGCCATCCCTACTTGTTTCCAACTTCACACCTTTCATCCCACTAGGATTAAACGGACTGGGAAGTGCTATTGTTCTAATATTCTGGGCTTATGTCGGCTTTGAACTGGTCACAGTCCCTTCTGACGAAATTGTCAATCCACAGAGAACCATTCCCATGGCAATTGCAATTGGTATGGCTGTAATAACTGTTTTCTATGTTTTAACCAATTTTGTAATATTGGGCCTGGTTCCTTGGGCTGCATTAGCTTCCTCAACAGCACCATTGGCTCTCGCAGGATACGCCATACTCGGAGCAATTGGTGCAGGATTTTTAACATTGGGTGCGCTGCTGTCAATTTCAGGATCAGATGAGGCTGGAATACTTTCTGCAGCAAGAATTCCATATGCCATGGCAGCAGATGGTTACCTTCCAAGGGCTCTGGCAAAGGTGCATCCTAAATATGAAACTCCCTACGTTGCACTCATAATCCAAAGTACCGTGACACTAATTGCAGCCATATTTGGAACCATAAGTCAACTTATTGTTCTTTCGGTTTTCACACTCCTCTTCTGTTATCTACTGACATGTCTTTCAGTTTTTCCACTCAGAAAAAAGTTCAAGGAAGGAATCAAGTTACCATGGATAGTACCGGTTTTAGGTGTGATTATCAGTATTTACATCATGACTCAATGCGAACTAAACCAAATATTGATTGGAACGGCTCTGATTTTAGTGGGTATTCCAGTGTACGTGTTGTTCGCACCAAAAACAGAAATTACAACTGTTAAAAGAGATTTAAAAGAGGGCGAGGATTATGTTTCCAGAACATTAGAGGCCGATGAGATATTTCTTGCTAAATTTTTAAATCAGGTCAAGGAACTTGTTACTAGAATCAAAGACAGGTGGGGTTAACAGGCACCGCAGTTGTAACATCCAAATTCCTCACACCATGGTGTCATCTTTTTATTTAAAGCCCTTTTATATTCATCCTTGAGAAATTCAGGGTCCATTCCAACATCTATATTTTTCCATGGTAAATCAGAATCAAGACTGTAATTAGGTGATAGATCTGCCCACTTTTTCATGGGCACTGTTTCATAAACAGACTGGTATATGAGTTCTCCAAGTTCCTTCCCTCCCATTGAAAGCACGTACTGAAGCATTGCTTTCCTTGGATTTTCAATCTTAAATGACCTGATCTTTATATTGGAATTCAGGTACTTGGCTTTGGATTTAATAGCTTTGGTATCAAATTTTTCCCACTGAAATGGGGTGTGGGGTTTTGGTATGAAAGGGTTTACACTGAGCTTTATCTGATTTCTTCTACTTCCCAATTTAATCAACTTATCAACGTAACTCACAAGATCTTCCATATCTTCAGTTGTCTCAGTTGGAAGACCTATCATGAAATAGAGTTTCACATTAAGCTCGTGTTTAATGGCTTTTTTAATGGTTGACTCCACAGATTCATCGGTTATAAATTTATTTGCTGCCTTTCTAACTTCCCATGTAGATTCTGGAGCGATTGTAATGGTTTTAAGACCGCTGGCCTTTAAGATTTCCAATAAATTTTCTGTTATGGATTCAATTCTGAGTGAAGGTGTTGTAACCTGCAGTCCCATCTCATGGAGTCCTGCACAAAGTTCTTCAATTTTAGAGTAGTCAGACACTGCAGCACCTATGAGTGCCACTTTTTTAAGGCCTGTTTTTTGACAACCCTCCTCT is part of the Methanobacterium lacus genome and encodes:
- a CDS encoding aminotransferase-like domain-containing protein, producing the protein MNNLYANRMSKIPRSFVREILKVADEPDIISFAGGLPNPDTFPEEEFAESTSYILENSGAEALQYSTTEGYEPLRKLVSERYSKNGLSVDPKNILITNGSQQGLDLVAKVFLNKDDTVLVEKPTYLAALQAFGLFEPNFKSIPLLNDGVDVDVLRSQIEEDSPKLFYSIPNFQNPTGISYSLEKRKIIGKLLNQNETILVEDNPYGEIRFMGENLPPIKTFTDNSILLGSFSKVVAPGIRLGWIVAEDETMHHLVTAKQASDLHSNFFSQMIVHHYLTKYDVEEHLSMIRQMYKDQRDFMVEMIKLHFPDDVKYTQPEGGMFLWVTLPGDMAAMELFERTMEDKVAFVPGEAFYSDDPQKNTLRLNFSNSNNTKIEEGIKKMGNAIRELKSQ
- a CDS encoding radical SAM protein — protein: MLLEHNAIIKDFRNVDMRFASCYPNLYRSAMSSLGFHIIYDFLNSREDTYCERVVYPMSKSLETGSPLKDFDVVSFSLQYEQDYFNVLKMLKEGGVPVKKQERTDQDPLVIAGGPCASSNPIPMTDFVDLFIVGEAEAVMDEFIDKCLELDDPRKNLEEFLNIQGVYLADNPVKMVTVNDLKNACHPLRQVFPETDNKDYIPAFGRSFLLEVSRGCTRGCRFCMAGCIFRPRREMPLKELLKIAEEGCQKTGLKKVALIGAAVSDYSKIEELCAGLHEMGLQVTTPSLRIESITENLLEILKASGLKTITIAPESTWEVRKAANKFITDESVESTIKKAIKHELNVKLYFMIGLPTETTEDMEDLVSYVDKLIKLGSRRNQIKLSVNPFIPKPHTPFQWEKFDTKAIKSKAKYLNSNIKIRSFKIENPRKAMLQYVLSMGGKELGELIYQSVYETVPMKKWADLSPNYSLDSDLPWKNIDVGMDPEFLKDEYKRALNKKMTPWCEEFGCYNCGAC
- a CDS encoding DNA-3-methyladenine glycosylase family protein, yielding MKLQTNEGKLYPEDPFDFKQSLNFIDKFFPSSHDYVILENQLKTAVQLKNTVGFKIESTGTVEDPVLHYQLFSEQLDKNTVDKVIDRMTFFLSLDDDLKPFYKLARSDDVFKEILDDLHGLHQVKFLTPFEAVGWAILSQRISMNVSRKMKEKLTAYVGNNIEFEGHTFQAFPSPDQVKNMDLDELISIIKNKRKSEYLLNAAEAFSSVDEKFLRTGPLEDVKNWLMDIKGVGEWSAHLELIRGLGRMEDYTQDRMLRGCVEKHYGSTASNELDEIIKKYKEFPGYWEYYLRSGC
- a CDS encoding 4Fe-4S binding protein codes for the protein MKSKPINERIIDKIKELGIPIFGFAPVDRWVKPPLDSPNKFRDWIPEEFWPQSIFPGTQTVIVIGLPVELPIVETAPSIHYHEHYSTVNHVLDAKAYEISCFLNSMGHPSVSIPRDGYGSIEVLLEKPLAFFSHKYAAYIAGLGTLGENNVLLTREYGPRVRFTSIFCSLEVEGDPILTEDLCIHCKSCVHHCPVDAIESMDDDCMKIMDKLKCATRSKKLRSEFRSPCGICIKVCPIGEDREHYKRTDTSIYDQSNHKYHSGWEHVRSYGSLKKD
- a CDS encoding CBS domain-containing protein; protein product: MMLNELKVEDVMSSKVITVSPSEDVVFAFEKLMKHKISSLPVVEDNKLMGIVTATDLGHNLVLDKYEIGTIVEKVMVTDVVCVKPDDDLLTAVKKMNEHGSDEEIINQLVVCSGDKIKGIISDGDIIKSIKS
- a CDS encoding inorganic phosphate transporter codes for the protein MDWLLIIGVITAMYMAFNIAANDIGNSMGTVVGSGALTMRKALIVGALFEFLGAMFLGSSVIKTVGSGIVPLEFMTGLGAFIITMSAGIWITITLIKKIPISGSDAIVSSVLGYGLVYAGVNHLNWGTIGFIMASWVISPLIGLASGFLVYYLLKLGILNRIKSNIGAKDRAEKVFSYLQIGSSSFAALGVGAIDIAAATAVLYVTVGATIGFSIKFLGAIALVFGILIAGNRITDTIGRRITELVPTRGFSAQISAGSITLLFASIGMPISPTQTLVGSVIGVGMARGTSTVKLDVIKHIATTWVITIPACIAISATLYFVINAIF
- a CDS encoding amino acid permease, with the translated sequence MSGLKRSLGLYDVISLVIGTIVGADIYIAASFGAGLLGPFSVVAWVIAGLMAVIIALCFAECSSRVPQVGGPYAYAKRAFGEFTGFLVGWALLIASWSAIAVFPLAFVAYLAFFIPNMSPELVIVIKILFVLFLTVVNYFGVREAGKLNDVLTILKIAPIIILTIAGIIFFVLKPSLLVSNFTPFIPLGLNGLGSAIVLIFWAYVGFELVTVPSDEIVNPQRTIPMAIAIGMAVITVFYVLTNFVILGLVPWAALASSTAPLALAGYAILGAIGAGFLTLGALLSISGSDEAGILSAARIPYAMAADGYLPRALAKVHPKYETPYVALIIQSTVTLIAAIFGTISQLIVLSVFTLLFCYLLTCLSVFPLRKKFKEGIKLPWIVPVLGVIISIYIMTQCELNQILIGTALILVGIPVYVLFAPKTEITTVKRDLKEGEDYVSRTLEADEIFLAKFLNQVKELVTRIKDRWG
- a CDS encoding pyridoxal phosphate-dependent aminotransferase, producing the protein MESSKRVSSINLSEIRRMFEIAGENAISLGLGEPDFKTPQNIIDAATQAMNEGFTHYTSNMGIIELREAIADKLEKENGISSSADSVIVTVGASEAVYVCMQALINPGDEVLIPDPGFLSYSACAKLADGVPVGIKIKEENDLRMTCDDVLESITPKTKAIILNSPSNPIGSVMKKKDVKGIAEIADDNDIYIISDEVYEKIIYDSKHYSAGQFSENAITINAFSKTYAMTGFRIGYISANDSIAEELLKVHQYIAACASSMAQKAALEALEGPQNSVKSMVSEFKKRRDLIIKRLSGMGIDCPVPEGAFYVFPKVDNPEKFVSDGLKKGVVMVNGKAFGEQGSDHVRLSYATAYDKLEEAMDRLESN
- a CDS encoding FprA family A-type flavoprotein, whose protein sequence is MKANAIKITEGVYWVGVLDWDLRDYHGYTLDGTTYNAYLVFGEKVALIDNTYPGTSAQLWARMEDAFKKENREFKLDLIIQNHVEKDHSGALAEICRKFPGIPVYCTAAAVKGLKMHYSSLEDVNFNVVKTGDSLDIGGKEFAFLEAQMLHWPDSMFSLLLEDGILFSNDAFGQHLCFKDRYDTDISENVLMHAAAKFYANLLTPLSGLVLNKFKQVNSLDLLGKIQMIAPSHGQIWTDPMKIIDAYTGWATGKCSNKITLVYDTMHGSTQLMSQAFAEGIMSEDVDVAMHFLHSDERSNIVTNILDSKAVVFGVPTMFNQVYPSIGDLIFYLKGLNFARTGLKRKAITFGSMGWSGEAPKILAQELENCGFEVVNQMKVNYKPSEDELEKCYEMGVDLAKLVKSQ